The following are encoded in a window of Narcine bancroftii isolate sNarBan1 chromosome 2, sNarBan1.hap1, whole genome shotgun sequence genomic DNA:
- the LOC138755190 gene encoding uncharacterized protein — translation MLTISSCTSMWELLGLTQMLASSDCSLFKALYEGQANLPPPEPFPGGDQDVPYILVGNDAFALRTWMPSSKHQMTHAERIFNYRLFRSRLIVENSFGILANRFRCFHSMMMMRPQSIEKVVLAACTLHNMMTDIRLSADREDPHTHEVAPGEWRQHTNQLEGMQRRGSNMPSVAKNQREYLTQYYSGVGAVPWQDKMMGPLPRQYKEQQQQQEQVPDDEDLDQHVPVTWTRSEGVSMMPARAQSHGL, via the exons ATGCTGACTATAAGTTCATGTACCTCAATGTGGGAACTCCTGGGGCTGACTCAGATGCTGGCATCTTCAGACTGCAGTCTGTTCAAGGCACTGTATGAAGGTCAAGCCAACCTGCCACCTCCTGAACCCTTTCCTGGTGGAGATCAAGATGTCCCCTACATCTTGGTTGGTAATGATGCATTCGCCCTGAGGACATGGATGCCCTCCTCCAAGCACCAGATGACCCATGCAGAGAGAATCTTCAACTACAGGCTGTTCAGGTCCAGGCTTATTGTGGAGAACAGCTTTGGCATCTTGGCAAACAG attCAGATGCTTCCACTCCATGATGATGATGCGCCCACAGTCGATTGAAAAGGTGGTCCTTGCTGCCTGTACACTCCACAACATGATGACAGACATCAGACTCTCAGCTGACAGAGAGGACCCACACACCCATGAAGTTGCCCCTGGAGAGTGGAGACAGCATACCAATCAGttggaggggatgcagagaagaGGAAGTAACATGCCGTCTGTTGCCAAGAACCAGAGAGAGTACCTGACCCAGTACTACTCTGGGGTTGGAGCTGTCCCCTGGCAAGACAAGATGATGGGGCCTCTTCCAAGGCAGTAcaaggagcagcagcagcagcaggaacaAGTACCAGATGATGAAGACCTTGACCAGCATGTACCTGTTACTTGGACCAGGAGTGAAGGCGTCTCAATGATGCCAGCACGTGCTCAATCACATGGTCTCTAA